In Ktedonobacteraceae bacterium, a genomic segment contains:
- the epsC gene encoding serine O-acetyltransferase EpsC: MSQSIPDETRNQALPNHNEADLSHLPQVPPGILIPVPGTTPRRRTRWPDAIDVIFEKDPACRNIFEALLYQGLWALFYHRIAHALYKAHIPFIPRLISQFARFITGGIEIHPGAKIGKRFFIDHGAGVVIGETAEIGNNVMLYHQVTLGATGWWRPSPGRRQKRHPTIEDDVTIGVGAAILGPITIGRGSKIGGMTLVLESVPPNSVVASKPAELLVKGGETLKKHQELTQGWNGEMDYQI, from the coding sequence ATGTCGCAAAGTATTCCAGACGAAACCAGGAACCAGGCATTACCTAATCACAATGAAGCGGACCTTTCGCATCTACCTCAGGTTCCTCCCGGCATCTTAATTCCCGTTCCTGGCACGACGCCGCGTCGTAGAACGCGCTGGCCGGACGCCATTGACGTCATCTTCGAGAAAGACCCCGCGTGTCGCAACATCTTCGAAGCCTTGCTCTACCAGGGGCTGTGGGCGCTTTTCTATCATCGTATTGCACATGCCCTCTACAAAGCGCACATTCCCTTTATTCCCAGGCTGATCTCGCAATTCGCGCGTTTCATCACTGGCGGTATCGAGATCCATCCCGGCGCGAAGATCGGCAAACGTTTCTTCATCGACCATGGTGCTGGCGTCGTAATCGGTGAAACGGCAGAGATCGGCAATAACGTCATGCTTTATCACCAGGTCACACTCGGCGCAACCGGCTGGTGGCGACCCAGCCCCGGTCGTCGCCAGAAACGTCACCCCACCATAGAAGATGACGTGACCATCGGAGTCGGAGCAGCTATCCTGGGACCGATCACCATCGGTAGGGGCAGCAAAATTGGCGGCATGACCCTGGTGCTCGAATCCGTTCCCCCCAATTCCGTCGTTGCTTCCAAGCCTGCTGAACTGCTGGTAAAGGGCGGCGAAACGCTCAAAAAGCACCAGGAACTCACTCAAGGCTGGAACGGTGAGATGGACTACCAGATTTAG